From the Lathyrus oleraceus cultivar Zhongwan6 chromosome 3, CAAS_Psat_ZW6_1.0, whole genome shotgun sequence genome, the window TGGCAATCCCCCTATATTCGGCTTCAGCACTGGAACGGGAGAGAGTTGTCTGCCTTTTGGAAGACCAAGAAATAAGGTTGTCACCTAGAAAAACACAGTATCCAGATGTAGAACGTCTGGTGTCAGGACATCCACCCCAATCAGCGTCAGTGTAGGAGATAAGCTTTGTAATGGGAGATGGGGATAAGTGTAGTCCAAAATGTAAGGTGCCCTGAACATAGCGCAAAATGCGCTTAAGAGCAAGCATGTGTTCCGTGCGAGGGGCATGCATGTGAAGACAAACTTGTTGAACAACATATGATATATCAGGTCGAGTGAAGGTGAGATATTGTAAGGCCCCTGCAAGACTCCGATTCAAGGAGGGGTCCTCATAAGATGTGCCGGAGGAGATGCTGAGTTTCTGCTTGGTATCAACAGGAGTGGCTGATAGTTTACAGGACGCCATGCCAACACGTTCAATGATCTATGATGCATAAGTGCTTT encodes:
- the LOC127129572 gene encoding uncharacterized mitochondrial protein AtMg00810-like; protein product: MASCKLSATPVDTKQKLSISSGTSYEDPSLNRSLAGALQYLTFTRPDISYVVQQVCLHMHAPRTEHMLALKRILRYVQGTLHFGLHLSPSPITKLISYTDADWGGCPDTRRSTSGYCVFLGDNLISWSSKRQTTLSRSSAEAEYRGIANVVSESC